From Woronichinia naegeliana WA131, the proteins below share one genomic window:
- a CDS encoding biopolymer transporter has product MKHWWRLILILGLPGCSQAIFIQPQLPSGGINSFAPDESPTYSADGRYLAFASDRNGRREIFLYNLEQRRLIPLPNLNQPNSTQSEPSLSADGRWLAYVSTARGKTDIMLYDRDLQRSELLTANVRGSVRHPTISGDGKQVAFQSNQLGQWDIVLVNR; this is encoded by the coding sequence TTGAAACATTGGTGGCGATTAATATTGATCCTCGGTTTGCCTGGCTGTAGTCAGGCGATTTTTATTCAACCCCAATTACCCAGTGGTGGGATTAATAGTTTCGCGCCGGATGAGTCTCCCACTTATAGTGCTGATGGTCGCTATTTAGCTTTTGCTTCGGATCGCAACGGACGACGGGAAATTTTTCTTTATAACTTAGAGCAACGTCGCCTTATCCCTTTACCGAATTTGAATCAGCCTAATAGTACTCAATCTGAACCGTCTCTCAGTGCGGATGGTCGTTGGTTAGCCTACGTTTCTACGGCTAGGGGCAAAACCGATATTATGCTCTACGATCGCGATCTCCAACGTTCGGAACTGTTAACGGCCAATGTGCGAGGTTCGGTTCGACATCCGACGATTAGCGGTGATGGTAAACAAGTTGCTTTTCAAAGTAACCAATTAGGACAATGGGATATTGTTTTAGTCAATCGTTAA
- a CDS encoding tetratricopeptide repeat protein → MNDNLPVVYLSGLLLLLFGLTIFVLRQIIKSRRIESTASKLQKKIKDGGGVAQDYYQLGSIFLDKKLYVQSINLFQKALKLANEIEPENKALIYNALGFAYFAQEQYDLAIRNYKEALKLYPDYVIALNNLGNVYEKKQMVNKAVEVYEQTLKFDPKNSIAKRRFESLQKRLVESN, encoded by the coding sequence ATGAATGATAATTTGCCCGTTGTCTATCTATCAGGTTTACTTCTCCTATTATTTGGCCTCACCATTTTTGTTCTACGTCAAATTATTAAAAGTCGTCGTATAGAAAGTACTGCCTCTAAATTACAGAAAAAAATTAAGGATGGTGGTGGAGTTGCCCAAGATTACTACCAGTTGGGGAGTATTTTTCTTGATAAAAAACTCTATGTTCAATCTATTAATCTTTTTCAAAAAGCCTTAAAGTTGGCCAATGAAATAGAACCAGAAAATAAGGCATTAATTTATAATGCCTTGGGTTTTGCCTATTTTGCTCAGGAACAATATGATCTGGCCATTCGTAATTATAAGGAAGCTCTAAAACTCTATCCAGATTATGTGATTGCCCTTAATAATTTAGGGAACGTTTACGAGAAAAAACAGATGGTTAATAAGGCCGTAGAAGTCTATGAGCAAACCTTAAAATTTGATCCTAAAAATAGTATTGCAAAGCGTCGTTTTGAGTCTCTTCAAAAACGGTTAGTAGAATCCAATTAA